A DNA window from Argiope bruennichi chromosome X2, qqArgBrue1.1, whole genome shotgun sequence contains the following coding sequences:
- the LOC129960440 gene encoding zinc finger protein Xfin-like — protein sequence MMSSTEQLGRSRRRIKKKECPCCISTSKFKKTYSKVTCTICKRSFASKGMLKAHEAKHHYFRHCPNCPKTFRRTRTFLRHLQSHLNIHPYMCKICLNFFSVKKLLLEHKEVHRNDKGDGLFLNDGPPFACNKCNAIFSSLYDSTVHHKNHVFRCGFCRKEVVAFSNSWDLTLHTRRVHAPQLERGLISTEPLVSTGAVNLHEDSDSDSMDDLTASDNESLADTDYSYQKEAAKPVYTLKRKDKFICFICYDLYPSSELLKAHMIAHKFYPCNLCPKFFADSETAEKHECYIAD from the exons ATGATGTCTTCAACTGAACAATTGGGGAGAAGTAgaagaaggataaaaaaaaaagaatgcccaTGTTGCATATCAACATCAAAATTCAAGAAGACATATTCTAAAG TTACCTGTACGATCTGCAAAAGGAGTTTTGCCAGTAAGGGGATGTTAAAGGCTCATGAAGCCAAGCACCATTATTTCCGTCACTGTCCTAATTGCCCGAAGACTTTTCGTCGAACACGAACTTTTTTGCGGCATTTACAAAGCCATCTGAATATTCATCCTTATATGTGTAAAATTTGCTTGAATTTCTTTAGTGTAAAGAAATTGTTGCTGGAGCACAAAGAAGTGCATCGAAATGATAAAGGAGACGGCTTGTTTCTCAATGATGGACCTCCATTTGCTTGCAATAAATGTAATGCAATCTTTTCAAGCCTTTATGATAGTACTGTGCATCATAAAAATCATGTGTTCCGCTGTGGTTTTTGCCGCAAAGAAGTTGTTGCTTTTTCAAATAGTTGGGATCTTACATTACATACGCGCCGTGTTCATGCACCTCAACTAGAAAGAGGACTTATTTCTACTGAACCTTTAGTAAGCACTGGTGCTGTGAACTTGCATGAAGACAGCGACAGTGACAGCATGGATGACTTAACGGCTTCTGATAATGAATCGCTTGCTGATACGGATTACAGTTATCAAAAGGAGGCTGCTAAACCAGTGTATACTCTAAAACGTAAAGacaaattcatttgttttatatgcTATGATTTATATCCATCTTCTGAGCTGTTGAAGGCTCACATGATAGCTcataaattttatccatgtaaCTTATGCCCCAAATTTTTTGCTGATTCTGAGACTGCTGAAAAACATGAGTGTTATATTGCAGACTGA